CCGGTCACCGCACGGCACCCCAGCAGGAACTCCAGCGCGTCCGCCGCGTCGTCCGGCGCGGGGAAACGCCCCAGGGGCAGCGCGTCGCGGTTCGTGTGCGCGTACCCGTCGGGCGGATCGACCGGCGGCAGCACCGCGCCCAGGGCGATCTCGTTGACGCGGATGCGCGGCGCCAGGGCGGCGGCCAGGTTGCGCGTCAGTACGTGCAGCGAGGCCTTGCTGTGGGTATAGGAAAAGTAGCCCTCGCGCGGACGCAGGGCGTGGATGTCGTTCACGTTGATGATGTCGCCCTCGCGGTCGGGCGGCAGGGCGGCGGCGAAGGCCCTGCTCAGCAGCAGCGGCGCGCGCAGGTTGATCCTCTGGGTGCGGCTCCATGCATCCAGGTCCAGCTCCGCGAGACAGTCGCGCTCGAAGATGGCGGCATTGTTCACCAGGATATCCAGGCCGCCCAGGACCTCGCGCGCCTCGTCGACCACACGCGAAGGGGTCTCGGCGCTCTGCAGGTCGCCGGCCACCACGGCGGCGCGGACGCCCAGGGCCGCAATCCCGCGCGCCGTGTCGGCG
This window of the bacterium genome carries:
- a CDS encoding SDR family oxidoreductase, yielding MNDLAGRKALVTGGAVRVGKVLALRLASLGADVALLTRDASGVAADTARGIAALGVRAAVVAGDLQSAETPSRVVDEAREVLGGLDILVNNAAIFERDCLAELDLDAWSRTQRINLRAPLLLSRAFAAALPPDREGDIINVNDIHALRPREGYFSYTHSKASLHVLTRNLAAALAPRIRVNEIALGAVLPPVDPPDGYAHTNRDALPLGRFPAPDDAADALEFLLGCRAVTGQTILIDGGEHLADIP